One Benincasa hispida cultivar B227 chromosome 5, ASM972705v1, whole genome shotgun sequence genomic window carries:
- the LOC120077282 gene encoding uncharacterized protein LOC120077282 — translation MKPKEGTTGDKGTSGAKQKGATGRPRQSGKVYAMTQQEADDESNVVTNMVFIHARLAHVLFNPRGTHSFISSMFALNIDMILEIMLAKLPDQTEVVFTGVRKMFPTCLISEVKARKLLGKDCVAYLAHVTVSQLRKIRPEDMPVVQEFIDVFPKELLELPPNRELKEASVFSKIDLRSGYHQLKVKESNITKTTFRTRYEHYEFLVMPFKLTNAPIVFMDLMNTIFHPLLDQFVIVFIDDILVYSGRKEKHVDHFRIVLQTLHEKQLYAKFSKCEFLLDQVEFLGHVLSATDINVDPQKIEIVV, via the exons ATGAAGCCTAAGGAAGGCACAACAGGTGATAAGGGCACTAGTGGTGCCAAACAGAAGGGTGCAACGGGACGACCACGTCAGTCGGGCAAGGTTTACGCTATGACCCAACAAGAGGCTGATGATGAATCTAATGTCGTTACTAATATGGTCTTTATTCATGCTAGACTTGCACATGTATTATTTAATCCAAGAGGGActcattcatttatttctagTATGTTTGCATTGAATATTGATATGATACTAGAAATTATGCTTGCAAA ATTACCAGATCAAACAGAGGTAGTGTTTACAGGGGTAAGAAAAATGTTCCCTACTTGTTTGATTTCAGAAGTAAAGGCTAGGAAGCTATTGGGTAAAGATTGTGTAGCATACTTGGCCCATGTAACAGTTTCTCAGCTGAGGAAGATAAGACCAGAGGATATGCCTGTGGTACAGGAATTTATTGATGTTTTCCCTAAGGAGTTATTAGAATTACCACCTAATAGAGAG CTGAAAGAAGCATCAGTATTTTCAAAGATTGATCTGAGATCAGGCTACCACCAGTTGAAAGTTAAGGAGTCAAATATCACTAAGACGACTTTCAGAACTAGATACGAGCATTATGAGTTTCTTGTTATGCCATTCAAACTAACTAATGCCCCAATAGTgtttatggatttgatgaacACGATATTTCATCCATTGTTAGATCAGTTTGTAATtgttttcatagatgatatcCTGGTGTATTCaggtagaaaagaaaaacatgttGATCATTTTAGGATAGTGTTGCAAACACTACATGAGAAGCAGTTATATGCTAAGTTCAGCAAATGCGAATTTTTGCTTGACCAGGTGGAATTTCTAGGACACGTGTTGTCTGCAACAGATATCAATGTTGATCCTCAAAAGATTGAGATTGTAGTTTGA